The genomic interval CGGCGGTCCGTCGGCGCGACATATGCACGTCTCGTTGCAGCACAGCGCCATCGCCGCGCTCGCGAATGTGGCACAAAATGCGCTCGTCACCACTGCCGAGGCGCCGCGGTGGGGAAATGCGCACCCGAACCTCGTGCCCTACGAACTCTTTGACACGGGCGATAAACCGATCGTGATTGCCGTGGGCACCGACGCGCAGTTTGCCGCGCTGGTCGAGGCGCTCGACATTCCCGCGCTCACCGAATCGCGCTTTGCCACCAATGCGGGGCGCCTTGCGCACCGCGAGGCAGTCACGGGCGCCATTCGCCTGCGCATCATCACCGCTGGCTCCGAAGAATGGATGGGGCGTCTGCGCGATGCGGGGGTGCCGTGTGGTGTCGTGCGCTCCGTGCTCGAGGCGCTGCAAGATGTGGCGGGCTCTGAGCTCACGGGCGTCGCGCCGTTGGCGCCGGGGACGGTGCGCCGCGTGCCACCGACGCTCAATCAGCACGGCGCGCTCTTGCGCAGTCAGGGCTGGGCGGGCGTCGCACAAGCATGAGTCGCGGGTGTAGAATCCTGTAATGCGATTCTCGTTCTTCCCTCGCGCCGCGCTCGTCGCGCTGGCCGCCGTTGCCCTGACGCTCGCGGCCTGCGAAGGCAAGGACGCGCACGTCTCCGGCCCAGTCGGCACCAGCGCGTTCACGCGCTACATCGCGATGGGCACCAGCATTTCCATGGGTGTGCAGTCGGCTGGCCTCACCGCCTCGTTCCAGGCGCAGGCCTGGCCGGCACTCCTCGCCCATCAGGCGGGGGCGAGTTTCGCGATCCCCTTCTTCAATGCGCCGGGATGCACGCCGCCCATCGTCGCGCCATTGCTGTTGGCGCGCTTTCTCTCGGGCGCGAGTCTCGCGGACGGTGATTCGTCCTGCGCCGGAACCGTCGGCACGGTGGTGCCGCCGCTCAATAACGTCGCGCTCAGCGGTGCCACTGCGTGGACGGCGCTCAATCTCACCCCCAAGCTCACCACCACCGTTGGCGCCAAGTACGCCACGAGCGACAAAGCCCGTTACGCGGCGGTGCTCGCCGCCACGCAATCGCAAGTAACGGCCATGCTCGTGCGCGCCCCATCGCTCGTCTCCGTGGAACTCGGCGCCAACGAAGTGCTGGGCGCCGCCACCAGCGGTGCGCTGATTCCCGCGACGGCGTACGGCCAAACGGCGCCGTACACGTACGTGCCCGCGTCGGTGTTTGGTGCGGTGTTCACGGCCATCGCCGATAGTATCAAGAAATCCGGTGCGAAGGCGCTGATCCTGACCGTGCCGAAAGTCACGACCCTCGTGTCCTTGCGCGCCGGGAGCGAGCTCTGGAACGACCGGCTCGCCCTCGCGTCGTTTGGGGTGGCGGTGGACCCCAACTGTAGTGGCTCCGCGAATCTCGTGTTTACTGCGGCGCTGGTGCCCTCGCTCGTTGCCCGGGCCCTGGCGACCGGCTCGCCGCAGGCGCTGTCCTGTGCCGATCTACCGCTCACGGCGGACTACGTTCTCACGCCGACCGATGTGACCACGCTCAATGGCGTGGTGGATCAGATGAACGCGGTGGTCACCTCTCTGGCGCAGCAGAACAAATGGGCGCTGGTGGACATGAACGCCGTCTTCGCCCCCATCGTCGCCGCACGGGCACCGTATAGCGTGGCCACTCAGCTGTCGTGCGTGTCGCCCTACGGCCAGTTCGTGTCACTCGACGGTGTGCATCCCAATGTGAACGGGCAGCAGTTGCTCGCTAACGCGGCTGCGCTCGCGCTCAATACCGCCTATAGGTTTACGATTCCAACGGTGCCCGTCCCGTTACAGACGGCCGCGCAGCTGTGTCCATGATCAGACCCCCGAACAGTTACCGACGGAATGCCCTGTCGTCATATCAATGTGACGGCACCGGCGGCACGGGTGTTTCGGCATCGGGCGGGTCTGTCCACAGCGCGTGTGAGAGGTTACACTAGCGCTGTGAAGATGACGCATCCCCCTGAACCGCAGGAACCCCAGGTCGACGCCGATCAAGTGGTGATTGACCGCGTGCTGGCCGGTGATCAGCAGGCCTTTGGCATTCTTGTCGCGCGCTACAGCGATCCGCTGTACCGGCACGCGGTGGGGATGACCGGGAGTCCTGATGATGCGGCTGATATCCTGCAGAACTCGTTTATCAAGGCGTTTCACCACCTCAGCGAGGTGCGTGGGCGGTTTGATGCCTGGGTCTTCCGGATCGTGGCCAACGGTTGCAAGGACTGGCTGAAGAACATCCGGCGGACGCATCTCAGTTACGAAGAAGACGATCAACCGTCTGGATACGAGACGCCGGAAGAAGAGCTGGACCGAGGCGAGCTGCGGGGCGATCTGGACGACGCCCTCTCAGCTCTCCCGGCGTCCCTGCGGGAAGCGTTCATCATGAAGCACGTGGAAGGTCGTTCGTATGAAGAAATGGCCGATATGCTGGGTACCAGCGTCGGCGCGTTGAAGATGCGAGTGCACCGCGCCCGCGAAGCGCTTCAGAAACTCTTGGAGGACCGGTACCTGTGATGCACAACAATCTTGAACCGCGCGACGCCGGGCATATTGAGCCCGCGACCTCGCGCCCCAACGTCGAGCAGGCCGCAATGGCCGATCGTGAAGTGGAAGTCGCCGGCGCGCACATGTCGGACGCCACGCACGCGTGGCTCGATGGTGAGTCGGTGAGCGACGCGCAGTTGATGGCCGCGGGCAAGGAGTATGAGTTCTGGAAGCAGATCCAGAGCGA from Gemmatimonadota bacterium carries:
- a CDS encoding sigma-70 family RNA polymerase sigma factor, whose product is MTHPPEPQEPQVDADQVVIDRVLAGDQQAFGILVARYSDPLYRHAVGMTGSPDDAADILQNSFIKAFHHLSEVRGRFDAWVFRIVANGCKDWLKNIRRTHLSYEEDDQPSGYETPEEELDRGELRGDLDDALSALPASLREAFIMKHVEGRSYEEMADMLGTSVGALKMRVHRAREALQKLLEDRYL
- a CDS encoding SGNH/GDSL hydrolase family protein, which produces MRFSFFPRAALVALAAVALTLAACEGKDAHVSGPVGTSAFTRYIAMGTSISMGVQSAGLTASFQAQAWPALLAHQAGASFAIPFFNAPGCTPPIVAPLLLARFLSGASLADGDSSCAGTVGTVVPPLNNVALSGATAWTALNLTPKLTTTVGAKYATSDKARYAAVLAATQSQVTAMLVRAPSLVSVELGANEVLGAATSGALIPATAYGQTAPYTYVPASVFGAVFTAIADSIKKSGAKALILTVPKVTTLVSLRAGSELWNDRLALASFGVAVDPNCSGSANLVFTAALVPSLVARALATGSPQALSCADLPLTADYVLTPTDVTTLNGVVDQMNAVVTSLAQQNKWALVDMNAVFAPIVAARAPYSVATQLSCVSPYGQFVSLDGVHPNVNGQQLLANAAALALNTAYRFTIPTVPVPLQTAAQLCP